One Capra hircus breed San Clemente chromosome 3, ASM170441v1, whole genome shotgun sequence genomic window, ACAAGATCAGTCTACATATCCTCAACCACAGTGATTCTCAGTACTAGCGAAGGAAAGAGTCTcctggggagcttgttaaaatgcagatttcaggGTCCAGattgtattaatattaatagCTCTGCTGCAGACCTGGGTAATTTTGGTACAGGAGATTTGAAGATCACAGTTCAATTAACTGAAAAGACAAACACAGAGATTTATAAAGGTCGGTAGGATGAGAATGAGGAATTGTATTAATTATGATGTATTGCTTtgcttcactgatggctcagtgagtaaagaatccaaatgcaatgcaggagacacctgagatgtgagttcagtccctgggtcaggaagatctcctggaaggggAAATgacggcccactccagtattcttgcctagagaatcccatggacagaggagcctggtggcctacagtccatggggccacaaagagttggacgtgactaaacacacacatatattttgttATGAAGCTATTTTTTCATAAGCTAACACAATTTATCTCCTAGCCCCCCTCAGCGGGGCCACCTGACGCGGTGTCACAGGACAACCTGGTCTCAGGCACAGATGGGCCACTCTGTGCGACACTGGGTGAGTCATCCACTGTCTTTgggtttcagttttcttttctgtaaagtgAGGAGACTGGATGATATCAGTGGTCCTTAACCTTTTTGAGATTTGTCTCCTTTGAGCAGCTAAGaaaattcttccattttttttctccagaaaagTACACAAATACACGTGCCCAAGTACATGTGCATTTTTGCACACAAATTTAGGGAGGGTCACAGTTCCCTTAACATGCTTACAGGGACTTCCTGAGCCAGTGATGCTCAGAACTGGAGAACTGGCTCATCTGAACTATGTCTCATGCCCCCTCCCATTCAGATTtgttccactgaggcatctccaCTCCTTGCCCCATGTGGGGCATCACCTCTGTCACCGACAGGCGTGGCACTTCATGAAGCTGCATAAATCCAATCATTATAAGACTCTACAGAAGTAGGCGACATGATCTTcaatttataaatgagaaaattgaggtttgTAAAGGTGAAATCATTTGTCTGAGGTCACCTGCTTGTAACAAACAGGCTCTGGATCTGACCCTGAGCTCTTAACCTCTctgctggataattctttgttgtggggtcTGTCCTGTGCCCTGTGAGATGTTgaacagcatccctggcctctctcCATTAGATGCCAATAATGTCCTGCCTCTCCCAAACTGTGACAACCAACAGTGTCCCTAGACATCACCAAATATACCCTGGTGTGCAAGCTAGGCCCCAGCAGAGAACCACATCACGTTCTCCTGCTTACATTACTATAGTGAGCTGCAGTCACTGGGGAGGAAATAGGGACTCTCTCTGAGGACAGGAGAAAAGTTAGCCATCATGCCAAGCTCTCACGTACTTCAGGAAGGAACAAACCATAGGTCATTTCCAGCTTCGTGACTCCCTAAAttcttaatttctaaaaatgttcCTGTTGAGCTTTAATGTAATGGTAAAATGCTTGTGTGCAGCTGAGTTACTCCTAAATTTGGCTGAGACAACAAAAGCTGTTGCTCTTTGAATAACCTCTCCTACAGTCCAAACTGGCCCATACCAACACGATTCCCAGCGAGGAATCCCAAGACCTGAGGAAATACAGCTGGGATTTGAAATGGGATGTCAGATGGTCTCAGTGTTAGCAAGGCTGCCCTGTGGCTTGGCTGGCAGCAGACAGGGGAGGCACAGGAAATGAGAAATTTGTCATTGCGGCCACTTACTGGTTGCTTTCCCAAGGCACTTGAAACAGTTGCTAGTTCCAACTGGTCCAACTGAGACAGTTATTTGATCCAGTTTGGTGGATTATGAAATTGAGAGCTAGAAAAGTCAACATTGGATGCTGTTGGGGGCAGATGTGGGGTTTTATGAGGGGGACTGTTACAAACAAATGTTCTATTTAAAAAGAATCTAGTggattattatatttaaaatggataaccaacaaggtcctaccagagagcacatggaactctgctcaaagttatgtggcagcctggatgggagggggcttgggggagaatggatacatgtatatgtatggctgaattccttcactgtccacctgaaaatATCAggacattgttaatcggctgtaccacgttacaaaataaaaagttaaaaatattaaaaaaacatggaagaaaataatCTAGTGGAACAAGGAACAAAGATAAGGTTACAGGAAGCTTTTAAAGTGTTTGAGAAAAATCACAATGCTTTGCAGCATGACTGATGCTGGTTGTATCTCCTGAGAAGGAAATTGAGATTTAAATTCCAGTCCTACATATCAAAGGTTCCCAAGAGACCTATTCGGTAAACAAATGTTTAAGTATTTAACAACGTGTCAGACACTCTGATCAAACACAGAGCCTGACCCTGGACTAGGTTACAGTCTGGAGAGGGAATAACCATAGCCAGGAAGCTGGGCTGTAGCAGTGATATGCTCAGGTGCTTTGGGCACCCAGGCTAGATAATCCGTCATGGAGATCCAGAAAGACTTCTTGGTGAAGTCTGAGCTTAGACCTGGAAGCTCAGTAAAACTTAGCTGGGCAAGAGTGGGGGCAGATTGTGGAGAGAGCCTCGGGAATAGCAGGCACTGAACAAATGGAGATGCCTGGATGGTTAGGAGAGGAGATTCTGGGGCACTCTTGGGGAGGCCACGACCACAGCGAGGCTGGAGCAGAGGTTGGGGAGATAGGTGGGATGGAAAGATGAGGTTGTAAGAGGTCGTGTGGGGATTTAGCTGGGATGCTTTTAAGAGTTCTGCAGACCTCGATGCTTTTGAAAGCCCCATCATATCGAACATAAAAATGTATCCTGATTCCATCTTAAACTAATTTACAAGTAACAATGAGTTGAATTTCTGTTGACTATTTAATAGCATGCTCCTTTCTatttcaaagttttctttttatatttcagagcaagtaattttttcccccaatacCAAACCTCTTGAAAGGGTATTGAAAAGCTGATACGCTGCTCTAGGCACCACGCTTATAGGGCTGTAATCACAATTCTTAGTTTTAAACTTGCAGGTTCAAACCTGCATAAAGCTGATAACTGCCCCCTCCACTGCCCAGTGTCCATTCTCTCCCTTCTCTGTTCAGCAGGCCTAAGAGCACTCAGTTAGAGTGGCCCCAGCTTCTCTTGCAGCAAGGAACAGCCATGTGACCAAAGTTTTGGCCACTGGGGCACGTGCAGAAGCAACCTGTGAAATTTtccattcatatatttaaaaacgaAGCTGGCtgcccctcttcctttttatcccATCTCTGCCAGCTGGAATATGGACATGGTAGTGGCAGGAAACGTCAGCCACATAGACAGGGGTAATTCTCCAGGGCAGtggcttttgaactgtagcaTCAGAGTCACCTGGAGGGCTCATTAACATACAGATCGCAGGGCCCCATCACCAGGAATTATGAGTCACTGGGTCTGAATCATTCCTAACAAGTTTCCAggggatgctgatgctgctggtcggGAACCACACTTTGAACACTATCCCCTAAAGGGTGGTGGAGCACTAAGAAGATACTTGGGTGTCTGGACAACCCtcggggagggggaagggggggaGATCTGTCTTCCATCTGGACTGCTTGTTATGTTTCTTGAAACCTCTATAGCTTTGGGTCTTGTTGTTACATGAGCTCAATCTACAGCAGCTAACCCATGGTAAGGATGTTTCACTTCGCCCAGGGAGATGGTACACTGTAGGGACAGAGTATGgggagtgtgtgcatgctcagttgtgtctgactctttgtgatccaatggactgtatgtagctcgccaggctcctctgttcatgggattcttcaggtaagaatactggagtgggtttccttgccctcctccaggggatcttcccaatccagggatcgaatctgtggcTCCTTCGActcctgtgttacaggcagattctttactgctgagccactggggaaacccttgAGTATGGGGAACTGGATTTGCATCTCAGTTATGCCATTTCCTTAGCTTCCTAGATTTGGAGTAAGTTCTTTAACCTCTTGTgactctgttttcccatctattaaaTGGATCTAAGTGGACAAGTTTCCCTAAACCTCACACCCCCTTTCTAGACCATGTTCATCACCAAGACCGCAGAACTCTGTGCCCAATGGCCATGAATGCACTTCCATGAGCTGTATGAACATCTTCTCTGGCGCTGCCCTTCTGATGACTGCCTGTGTCTTCCAGGTACCACCCTAGGGCTGAGCTGTTACCACCGAGTGACTGTAGGACAAAGATGTGAGTGAAACTTGAATAGGCAGGCTGGCATGTCCTATGTTAAAATGAGGCCTCTCTGGTGTGTGATGATTGAGCAGAGAGTGGGGAAAAAACAAGGGGGGTGGCAGGTGAACTGTGGGCCAGAGGCAAGCTCTCCAAGTTGTCAGATTTCAGTGGCATGGAACAATTTATAAATCTGAGAATTCTAGATTTGAGCGTAGCTTTTCAGTATATTTGTCAAGGTAGGAGAatagaacatattttatttaacaatttgatttattattttaaaatatttagacataTGGCCTATGGACTTCTATCTGGACTCCTTGGCCCGCAAATTTAAGCCCAAGGCTGGTTACTGTGTTGGCCTGGCATGAAGACTAAATAAAAGAAGacatgaaaaatattcaaaacaatgGTACACGTGGTATGCGTGCATCATTAGCAATGATGATACTTAACAATTCTCCTGAGGGCAACATGGACCTAGTGAAAGACTTAAAGCAGAATATGACATTTGCTTACTATTTTTTCTACAAATATTGACTAAGGGTCTACTCTGTGCCTGGCATTGTTCTGGGAGCTGCCAATAATAGTGGTGAACAAAATGAAGTTCCTATTTCCAATGAATGTATATTGGGGGGGGTGgttaaacagataaaaataactCTTTTATCTTTAAGATTCAAGTGATGGGTTTCGGTTTTAGAAAGATCATACTGGCTGGAAGGAGGTAAGATTGCACTTAGAGTCAGGAGCTTGTCAGGATAATTCAAAGaagagatgggcttcccaggtggcccagcagtaaagcatccagctgccagtgcaggagatgcaagagacttgggtttgatccttggatgtggaagatctcctggagaaggaaatgccaacccactccagtattcttgtccagaaaattccatggacagaggagcctggtggggtccatggggtctcaaagagctggacatgactgagcacatatacacacaaagaagAGATGATGGTTGTCTGATGCCAGGTAGTGGAAGAGTGAATAAAGATCAGTGAAAAGAGTAAAAAAAGATTAACCTAGTAGAATGATGGCACTTGGTGATTAATGGATATTGGGAGTAAGATTGAAAATAGGAATCAAGGGTGACAGCTAggattctgaggtactgggataCTGGTGATGCTGGTCACTGAGATTTAGATAGAACACAGGAGAAGAAACCAatctggagaggaggaggggatcaGTTTTGGAGATTTGGGGTTTCAGATGCCCTTAGAGCACCGATGTGCAGATGTCTGTAGGCAGTTTTATATCTGGGTAGATCTCTGGCCAGTTAGAAAGTGTCTCAGTGGTGATAGCCAAAAGCAGCATGGCGCAGACATTCAGTGGTAATGTAGAGGCAGAAGTAGTGAGGAAGTAGAAGCAGAAAGACAGCAGTTTTGTCAGGAGTGTGAGCTGTGTAGGCACCCTGAGAAGGAGGTGAAGTGCAAGGAAACTTTGCTGGCTTAGTTGcgaagttgtgtctgagtcttgcaaccttatggactgtagcccaccaggctcctctgtccatgggattttctagggaagaatactggagtggcttgccatttccttctctgggggatcttcccggcccagggatggaacctgggtctcctgcactttaggcagattcttcaccaactgagctaccagggaagacctactTGTAATGAAATTGACATTTTTGTAAGGCCAATGGAAAGCAAGCGGAGGAGGGTAGACTGGAGATTCATCAGACAGGGTAGTTCACGGAGCAAGTTGCTGCAGGGGTAGGAGGAAAGAGATTCTCATGAAAACTATTGACTGTTTCGCcatggagaaaaacaaatgaaatcatttatatattcatttatgggcttccctggtggctcagtggttaagaatctacctgccaatgcaggagatgagggttcgatctctgggttgcaaaaatctcctggagaaggaaatggcaacccattccagtattctagcctgggaactcccatgaacaaaggagcctggtgggctacagtccatggggtcacaaaaacatcagacgtgacttagtgactaaaaaacaacaaacacccATCCATTTGTTGATTCAATAACAAGTATATTAATTCTAACTGAATACTGTTCTGATGctggaaataagagaaaaaaactcCCACCCTATATCATGTAAGTTCAGtagcttaaaacaaaaacaaccccccCCCAAACAAAAACTtggcccctgccaggccagggctAAATAGGCAGGGTCTTGGCAGAAGTGTATGTGATTGCAATACACCTGAGTCTCCCAGCAGAGATTTCACTCACTCCTATGCAAGACAGCAACAACTGGGACCAAGAACCTGACTCTGAATCCCCCTGGTGtgagagaaaatttttatttcagcaaGTTTTAACTATGAATGATTAGAGGGCTCTCTTGCAAGCTTATTGGCCTTGCTGTACTGAAAGCCTTAAATAACAACAGATAAAAGACACTGGCAAAAAAACCCCCCAACTCAACTAATTCCATTTAGATATCACCTAAATGGATTATATTCATTAGGTCCTGCTTAATCCTACCCCCATATTAATGGGGTTAATAGTCAATAGACTATAGTTAATAGACTATTAACTATTAATGAGTTAGTAGTCATTAACAGTTTTTGAAGGACAGACAGGGAAGCAAATGAGGGGTATTTTGTGCTTCATCCTGAACAGGCACCCTGAGGAACAGACTGGAAAAAACTCCTGCCACGGGACCTGAGACTATGTTACATATTAGACAGAGAAGGTATATTTCAAGTGTCACAGGAGGGTGGAGATATGTCAGATTTATGCATGGGCATTCAGAGAAAGTTCGAACAGAAAGGGCCTTGGAAGTCACCAAGTGAAATTCCTTATTTGACAGGATGAAAACAATCCATCGCAAGGCCATTTGGTAGATGCCCAGCTTAGAACCCAAGTGTCCTGAAAACCCACCtagcatttttttctattatgtcaTGTTTCTGAGTTAAATTTTCAAACAAATGACTTTCCCAGTGAAAAATGATTTCTGGAGGGTGATGacttttatgaaaaatttcacTTGTGGAAGATTCCAACATCAGACTGCAAATCTCTGTCTAAGGCCATAGGATCAAAAATTTTGTGGTAAAAACAGATCACTCTGTTCTTTATAGTGTGGATCATTCAAGCCCCTTGCTTACCCCCAGAAACCCAGTGGTATGTAACCTTCTGACCATTCGTTTTTACCCTCTATTTCATTACTGAAACAGAAGCCACACTCTAGAAAGGAGTTTGGCGATGAgagagaaaactgaaattttgaTTGTAATTAAGACTTGAAGATTTTCTGTATATTACAACCCATATCCCACCTTACCAAAGAAAAAGTGAATTTCAATTAGGACATAAAGTAATTCTCTCTGAAAATGTGGGATggaaagatcagccctgggtcttAGGAGTATATTTATCTCTCAGAAAAATCTCATCCCCAGGATGCATCAGACAAAGATGAAATACATTGCGGGtatattacattttattctaGCATTGatggaaggggtgggggaaggaaagaaaaatgaagcaaggtgaaaaatagGGCGATTGAGAgacagaaaagacagagaaacttgTTAATTACAGGACTTTCTGAGCAagatatttttcttccctttcacaAGTTAGAAGCTATTGAATAATTCATACCAGCATGGAAAGGCTGCCTTTTCCCTGGGTGATGTATAACTGAGCAGGAGAGAGCTTCGAGTGGGTTCACCGCATCAGCCACCACTCTAGCTTCTGAGCACGGGGGTGCTCTCCTCTTGAGCTCAGTCAGCTTCTGCTTTTGCAGCCAAGCACccttactgctgctgctcctgcctgCCTACCTGCCCACCCGCCCCGGCTTGCAGCCTGCCACTTTACTTTCTCCAGCCTTGCTGCCAGCTGAGGAGTCTCCCTGCAGCTGCTGGCGTCTGCCTAGGGCCATGTGTGGATGCTGCACTGGGAAGGAGGCACTTGCTCCTGGTGCTGATCCCAGCTGAGTTTCTCCTGTTGATTGCAGGAccacagatgctgctgctgaggAGGTATTCCTtggcctccctccctctgctACCCGTCAGCTAAGGACCAGCCAGAAAGTAAGATACCCCCAACCCCTTTTCCTCTGGCATTTCCCCCAGGTGGCATATCTCTGCTTTCTCATGGAAACTAGGGGCTCCATCTGCCATTCCcacgtgtgtatctgtgtgtgtatttagcgGGCGATGGGGCGATTGAGGGACAGGGATTGTATTGTTCTgtcccaaggcttccctggtgcctgctGAGTGCAAAGAGGCCTTTCTCTGGCACTGGAGACATTTTCGAGGCAGGCACTTGTCATTTGCCACCCCCGTTCTCCTCGAGCTCCCTCTACCCCCTTTCCCAGCCCATTATTCTGCCACAGCCTTTTGTGTCGGTGGCAGAGGTCTGAAGGAAGGTCTCTGccctccctgcaggagggcatcagGATGGGCCACGCTGCGAGAAACGGACGCTAGCCAGCGAGGTGTGAAGGGTTGGCCAGAATGACCAACTCTTCCACGTCCACCTCCTCCACCACCGGGGGatccctgctgctgctctgcGAGGAAGAGGAGTCGTGGGCGGGCCGACGCATCCCCGTGTCCCTCCTGTACTCGGGCCTGGCCATCGGGGGCACGCTGGCCAACGGCATGGTCATCTATCTCGTGTCGTCCTTCCGAAAGCTTCAGACGACCAGCAACGCCTTCATCGTGAACGGCTGCGCCGCCGACCTCAGCGTCTGCGCCCTCTGGATGCCGCAGGAGGCGGTGCTCGGGCTCCTGCCGGCGGGCTCCGCGGAGCCCCCCGGGGATTGGGACGGCGCCGGAGGCAGCTACCGCCTGCTGCGGGGCGGGCTGCTGGGCCTCGGGCTCACCGTGTCCCTCTTGTCCCACTGCCTGGTGGCCCTGAACCGCTACCTGCTCATCACGCGGGCGCCCGCCACCTACCAGGCGCTGTACCAGCGGCGCCACACGGCGGGCATGCTGGCGTTGTCCTGGGCGCTAGCCCTGGGCCTCGTGCTGCTGCTCCCGCCCTGGGCGCCGCGTCCGGGCGCCGCGCCCCCGCGCGTCCACTACCCGGCCCTGCTGGCCGCCGGGGCGCTGCTGGCGCAGACGGCGCTGCTGCTGCACTGCTACCTGGGCATCGTGCGCCGCGTGCGCGTCAGCGTCAAGCGGGTCAGCGTCCTCAACTTCCACCTGCTGCACCAGCTGCCCGgctgcgccgccgccgccgccgccttccCGGGCGCCCCGCACGCGCCGGGCCCGGGTGGTGCTCAGCTCCCGGCGCAGGCTCAGCCCCTGCCCGCGGCGTTGCACCCGCGGCGGGCGCAGCGGCGTCTCAGCGGCCTGTCGGTGCTGCTGCTCTGCTGCGTCTTCCTGCTGGCCACGCAGCCGCTGGTGTGGGTGAGCCTGGCCAGCGGCTTCTCGCTGCCC contains:
- the GPR88 gene encoding probable G-protein coupled receptor 88, which produces MTNSSTSTSSTTGGSLLLLCEEEESWAGRRIPVSLLYSGLAIGGTLANGMVIYLVSSFRKLQTTSNAFIVNGCAADLSVCALWMPQEAVLGLLPAGSAEPPGDWDGAGGSYRLLRGGLLGLGLTVSLLSHCLVALNRYLLITRAPATYQALYQRRHTAGMLALSWALALGLVLLLPPWAPRPGAAPPRVHYPALLAAGALLAQTALLLHCYLGIVRRVRVSVKRVSVLNFHLLHQLPGCAAAAAAFPGAPHAPGPGGAQLPAQAQPLPAALHPRRAQRRLSGLSVLLLCCVFLLATQPLVWVSLASGFSLPVPWGVQAASWLLCCALSALNPLLYTWRNEEFRRSVRSVLPGVGDAAAAAAAATAVPAVSQAQLGTRAAGQHW